AAGCTACGACCGCCGCCGAAACCGCCGCCGCCGCTGCCGCGATCCTCGAAGCCGCCACCGAAGCCGCCGCCGCCGAAACCACTGCCGCCGCCGCCGAAATCGTCACTGCCGCCGCCGAAACCATCGCGCTTGTCGCGCCCACGCCCGCCGCGCTGCCCGCGGCCGCCCTTGTCGTAACCCATAACCCTGTTCGTCTTCCCGGTCCGCCCGAACACTTCCATCAGGGCCACGCGCAGGACGGCGAACGCGGCTCCCTGGGCACAGGACCTACTGCGCCTCAACCGTCCCCATAGCCCATCTTCGGCTATCCTGCGAATCGTTTTGCGCATCTTTTCCGGCACGAACCGTCGATTGCCGCGGACCGGTCGCATTGTTGCCACGTTCCGTCGTGCCCGCACGTGCGACTCACGAAGCGATTGAGCCGCGCGGGTCGGCCCGCTACAGGCCGGTCATGGCTGTACATCTGCATGAGGAAGACTTGCCGGGCGACGTGTTCGCTCCCGGCGCCGCGATCGCGGTGGATACCGAGACGATGGGGCTCATCACCCCGCGCGACCGGCTGTGCCTGGTGCAATTGTCCGATGGCGGCGGCGACGAGCATCTCGTGCGCTTCTCGCCCGGCAGCGACTATGCCGCGCCGGTGCTGCGGGCGGTGCTGGCCGATCCGGCGCGGCTGAAGCTGTATCATTTCGGCCGGTTCGATATCGCGGCGCTGCGCCACTATCTGAATGTCGTGGCGGCGCCCGTCTATTGCACCAAGATCGCGTCGCGGTTGGTGCGGACCTACACCGATCGCCACGGGCTGAAGGAACTGGTGCGCGAATTGCTGGGTCAGGACATCTCGAAGCAGCAGCAGTCGTCCGACTGGGGCGGGCCGGTGCTGAGCGACGCGCAGCGCGACTATGCCGCATCCGACGTTCGTTACCTGCACCGTCTGCGCGAAGAGCTCGATCGCCGGCTGGCGCGCGAGGGGCGCACCGAATTGGCGCAGGCGTGCTTCGATTTCCTGCCGGCACGTGCCGAACTGGACCTGGCGGGCTGGCCCGAGGTGGACATCTTCGCACATGTCTGAGGTCGCGCTGCGCGTGCGGTCCGAACGGCAACGCTGGGCCCAGCCCGGCGGGCGGCACGATCGCATCATCGCGATCGCCAACCGCGCGCTGCCCGTTTCGATCGGCGTGCTGTTCGCGTTTCTGGTCATGGCACCGCTGACGATGGGCGGCGACGCATCGTTCGTGCTCGACAAGAACCGGGTCGCGGTCGCCAAGGAGCGGATGAAGCTCCAGCAGGCGCGTTACCGTGGCACCGATGCCAAGGGGCAGCCGTTCGAGCTGGATGCCGGCTCGGCGATCCAGAAGAGTTCGGCGGAGCCGATCGTGCGCATCGCCGACCTCGCCGCGGCGGTGAAACTGTCGGACGGCCCGGCGACGATGACCGCGCCGACCGGCCGCTACGACATGGACAGCGAGCAGGTGAACGTCGACGGCCCGATCAAGGTGCGCGGTCCCAACAACTACACGCTCGACACCAACAATGCGGTGGTCGACCTCAAGACGCGCAAGCTGCGTTCCACCGGGACGGCGAGCGGCACCGTGCGGCAGGGCACGTTCCGCGGCGACCGGATGAGCGCCGACCTGGAAGCGCGCTCCGTCACGCTCGACGGCAATGCGCGCTTGCGGTTCACCCCGAGACGATAGAGAAGCCCTCCGCATGTCGCGCCCAGCCGCCTTTGCCTTCCTGTCGCTCATCGCCGCTCCGGCGGCCGCGCAGACGCGCCACGACACCAATGCTCCGATCGACTTCGGGGCCGATCATATCGAGTTGCAGGATCGCGCCAATCGCGCGGTGCTCGCGGGCAACGTCAAGGTTCGGCAGGGCGCGATGACGCTGACCGCGCAGCGGATGACCGTCGCCTACACCGGTCAGGTGATCGGCGGCAATCCGCAGGTCTCGCGCCTCGACGCGAGTGGCGGGGTGACGGTGGTACGGCCTGACCAGACCGCACGTAGCCAGTTCGGCGTCTATGACCTGAACCGCCGCGTCATCACGATGCTGGGGTCGGTGCGGCTGACGCAGGCCGGCAACACCGTGAACGGCGGGCGGCTGACCATCAACCTCGACACCGGGCGGGCCGTGATCGACGGATCGTCGGTGGCGGGTGGCGGCACCGGTAGCGGCGGCACCACGACGCAGGCCCCGAACGGCCGCGTGACCGGCACCTTCTCGGTGCCCAAGCGCAACTGATCGCGCGGTCGGGGCGCGGTGGGGCTTCACGCCCGCGCCTGCTTCATGCATGAAGCCTGCCAATCACGCGCGCGTTAGCGAAAATATAACCCCGTTCTGGGAAGGCGAAGCACGATGGACGGCACGACCACATCGCTGGATCACCAGGAACTGACCCGCGTGGCGCCGATCCACGAGGCGGAGGTCGGCAGCGGGCTGCAGGTCGTGTCGATCGCCAAAAGCTATGACAAGCGCGTCGTGCTGACGGACGTGTCGGTGTCCGTCGGGCGTGGCGAGGTGATCGGGCTGCTCGGCCCGAACGGTGCCGGCAAGACGACCTGCTTCTATTCGGTGATGGGGCTGGTGAAGCCCGATTCGGGCCGCATCATGCTGGACGGCGACGACATCACCGGATTGCCGATGTACCGCCGCGCGATCCTCGGGCTTGGCTATCTGCCGCAGGAGACGTCGATCTTCCGCGGGCTGACGATCGAGAAGAACATATCGACCGTCCTCGAACTCGCCGAGCCCGACGCCGCCGCGCGCACCGAGAAGCTGGAGCGCCTGCTCGACGACTTCGGCCTCGCCCGGTTGCGCGACGCGCCGGCGATGGCGTTGTCCGGCGGGGAGCGGAGGCGCGCCGAGATCGCACGTGCCCTGGCCGCCGACCCATCGATCATGCTGCTTGACGAGCCGTTCGCAGGCATCGATCCGATCTCGATCGCCGATATCCGCAACCTGGTCTGTCAGTTGAAGGAACGCGGTATCGGTGTGCTGATCACCGACCACAACGTTCGCGAGACGCTCGACATCGTCGATCGCGCCTACATCATCTACGATGGCAAGGTCCTGTTCACCGGCAGCCCGGAGGAACTGGTGCGCGACGAAAACGTCCGCCGGCTCTACCTGGGCGAGGACTTCGCGCTGTAGGCCATGGAGGTGCCCGCTGCCCGGATCTTGCATCGCAAGCACGCCTCGGTAGCCGCGGGTGCCAGTCTTCGACCGGGCGGCGTCTGACAGCATGAGCCTCGCCCCGCGTCTCGATCTGCGCCAGTCGCAATCGCTGGTGATGACGCCGCAGCTCCAGCAGGCGATCAAGCTGCTGGCGCTGAGCAACCTGGAGATCGAAGGCGTCATCGCCGAGGAGCTGGAGCGCAACCCGCTGCTCGACGCCACCAGCGGCAGCGAGGATACGCCCGAAGCCCCTGCCCCCGCCGAAACGCCGACCCGCGACGAACCCGCCGGCGCCGACGAACTGGTGATGGCGGGCGAGGCCGCGGGCGAATCGCTCGACGTCGACATCGCCGCCGAACGGTTCGATGATTCGCCCTCCGATCATGCCGGCCTCTCGTCCAGCGCCGCGCCCACCAGCGGCTCCGGCGAGGCACCCGATCTCGACTCGTTCGCCGACACCAGCGAGAGCCTCGCCGACGTGCTGCTTGCGCAGGCCGGCGCGACCTTCGACGAGGCGGAATTTTTCATCGCGCGCGCGCTGATCGACCAGATCGACGAGGCCGGTTACCTGCGCGCCGCGGTCGACGACATTGCGGCGCGGCTCGGGGTGCAGACCGACCGCGTCGCAGCGGTGCTGGCGGCGATCCAGCGGTTCGAACCGACCGGCGTCGGCGCGCGAGACCTGGCCGAGTGCCTCGCGATCCAGGCGCGCGAAGCGGATCGCTACGATCCGTGCATGGCGCGACTGCTCGATCACCTCGACCTGCTGGCGCGCGGCGACATCACCCGGCTCAAGCGGCTGTGCCAGGTGGACGACGAGGATATGGCGGACATGATCCGCGAGCTGCGCGCCTATGATCCCAAGCCCGGCTGCCGCTATGGCGGCGATCCGCCCGCGCCGGTGATACCGGACCTGTCGGTGACGCGCACCGCGCGCGGCTGGGCGATCGAGCTGAACGCCGCCACGCTGCCGCGCGTGCTGGTCAACAAGGGCTATTACCACGAGCTTGCCGGCGGCGCGCAGGACAAGGCCGGGAAGGTATGGCTCGCCGAGAAGCTGGCC
The genomic region above belongs to Sphingomonas phyllosphaerae 5.2 and contains:
- a CDS encoding LptA/OstA family protein, producing MSRPAAFAFLSLIAAPAAAQTRHDTNAPIDFGADHIELQDRANRAVLAGNVKVRQGAMTLTAQRMTVAYTGQVIGGNPQVSRLDASGGVTVVRPDQTARSQFGVYDLNRRVITMLGSVRLTQAGNTVNGGRLTINLDTGRAVIDGSSVAGGGTGSGGTTTQAPNGRVTGTFSVPKRN
- a CDS encoding ribonuclease D, yielding MAVHLHEEDLPGDVFAPGAAIAVDTETMGLITPRDRLCLVQLSDGGGDEHLVRFSPGSDYAAPVLRAVLADPARLKLYHFGRFDIAALRHYLNVVAAPVYCTKIASRLVRTYTDRHGLKELVRELLGQDISKQQQSSDWGGPVLSDAQRDYAASDVRYLHRLREELDRRLAREGRTELAQACFDFLPARAELDLAGWPEVDIFAHV
- the rpoN gene encoding RNA polymerase factor sigma-54 gives rise to the protein MSLAPRLDLRQSQSLVMTPQLQQAIKLLALSNLEIEGVIAEELERNPLLDATSGSEDTPEAPAPAETPTRDEPAGADELVMAGEAAGESLDVDIAAERFDDSPSDHAGLSSSAAPTSGSGEAPDLDSFADTSESLADVLLAQAGATFDEAEFFIARALIDQIDEAGYLRAAVDDIAARLGVQTDRVAAVLAAIQRFEPTGVGARDLAECLAIQAREADRYDPCMARLLDHLDLLARGDITRLKRLCQVDDEDMADMIRELRAYDPKPGCRYGGDPPAPVIPDLSVTRTARGWAIELNAATLPRVLVNKGYYHELAGGAQDKAGKVWLAEKLASANWLVKALDQRQRTIIRVATEIVRQQEAFFLRGVAHLRPLTLRQVADAIDLHESTVSRVTSNKYLTCARGVFELKYFFTSAIAAADGGDAVSAEAVKSAIRALIAGEGATILSDDTLVEQLNAKGFDIARRTVAKYREAMGIGSSVQRRRARTLQGV
- the lptC gene encoding LPS export ABC transporter periplasmic protein LptC, whose translation is MSEVALRVRSERQRWAQPGGRHDRIIAIANRALPVSIGVLFAFLVMAPLTMGGDASFVLDKNRVAVAKERMKLQQARYRGTDAKGQPFELDAGSAIQKSSAEPIVRIADLAAAVKLSDGPATMTAPTGRYDMDSEQVNVDGPIKVRGPNNYTLDTNNAVVDLKTRKLRSTGTASGTVRQGTFRGDRMSADLEARSVTLDGNARLRFTPRR
- the lptB gene encoding LPS export ABC transporter ATP-binding protein, which produces MDGTTTSLDHQELTRVAPIHEAEVGSGLQVVSIAKSYDKRVVLTDVSVSVGRGEVIGLLGPNGAGKTTCFYSVMGLVKPDSGRIMLDGDDITGLPMYRRAILGLGYLPQETSIFRGLTIEKNISTVLELAEPDAAARTEKLERLLDDFGLARLRDAPAMALSGGERRRAEIARALAADPSIMLLDEPFAGIDPISIADIRNLVCQLKERGIGVLITDHNVRETLDIVDRAYIIYDGKVLFTGSPEELVRDENVRRLYLGEDFAL